Proteins co-encoded in one Brassica oleracea var. oleracea cultivar TO1000 chromosome C4, BOL, whole genome shotgun sequence genomic window:
- the LOC106338300 gene encoding uncharacterized protein LOC106338300: MKTVMKKRFVPIHYGRDLHQKLRRLSQGAKSVEDYHQEMETLILKADLIEGANATMARFQGGLNRDIQDRLELQEYEDMDELLHKAFLIEQENKRKSSAKTPYGSAAKSVYSKNDKSSDKPKEGSSSVEARRDDKGKEPATATRSRNVRCFKCHGIGHYANDCTNKKVMIILANGDVVSEDEKSDQESEDEGVEYPVRGVLLVTRRLLNAQPKAKKDEQRENLFHTRCLIHDKVCSLIIDGGSCTNVASEEMVEKLGLEVYKHPKPYLLQWLNEEGGLKINKQVKVLLSVGRYQDKITCDVVPLEANHIILGCPWQFDKRAVHDGFTNRHTFTHKEKQITLVSKMNLFATVKDIKTAMLEQPNLILVVYKELLMSSTNTDPVIPEEIECLLQEYRDVFQEDNPVGLPPIRGIKHQIDFVPGASIPNRPAYMTNPVETKELQKQVNELLEKGHIRESLSPCAVHVLLVPKKDGSWHMCVDFRSINNITVKYRHPIPRLDDMLDELHGLCVFSKIDLKSDYHQIRMKEGDEWKTAFKTKLGLYEWLVMPFGLTNAPSTFMRLMNHVLRALIGRFVVVYFDDILIYSKTMKEHVDHLRQLLDVLRQENLYANFKK, from the exons ATGAAGACTGTGATGAAGAAGAGGTTTGTTCCTATTCACTATGGGCGAGATCTTCACCAGAAATTGAGAAGGCTTTCTCAAGGAGCCAAGAGTGTAGAAGACTATCACCAGGAGATGGAGACACTCATCTTGAAAGCTGACTTGATTGAGGGTGCTAACGCAACTATGGCTAGGTTCCAAGGAGGGTTAAACAGAGATATACAAGACAGATTAGAGCTACAAGAGTATGAGGACATGGATGAGCTATTGCACAAAGCTTTTCTGATTGAGCAGGAAAACAAGAGGAAGAGTTCAGCCAAAACTCCATACGGCTCTGCTGCAAAATCAGTGTACTCCAAGAATGATAAGTCATCTGATAAGCCAAAGGAAGGATCTTCATCAGTGGAAGCAAGGCGAGATGACAAGGGCAAAGAACCAGCAACAGCCACTAGGTCCAGGAATGTCAGATGCTTCAAGTGTCATGGGATTGGGCATTATGCCAATGATTGTACCAACAAGAAGGTGATGATAATCCTAGCCAATGGAGATGTGGTTTCTGAAGATGAAAAATCCGACCAGGAGTCTGAGGATGAGGGCGTGGAGTATCCTGTCCGAGGAGTGTTGCTAGTCACCAGGAGACTCCTCAATGCTCAACCTAAAGCCAAAAAGGATGAGCAAAGAGAGAACCTGTTTCACACCAGATGCTTAATCCATGACAAAGTTTGCAGCTTGATCATTGATGGAGGAAGCTGTACCAATGTAGCAAGTGAAGAAATGGTGGAGAAATTGGGTCTTGAGGTGTATAAGCATCCTAAGCCATACCTCTTGCAATGGCTCAATGAAGAGGGAGGCCTAAAGATCAATAAGCAAGTGAAAGTCTTACTGTCAGTGGGGAGATATCAGGATAAGATCACTTGTGATGTGGTGCCTCTTGAAGCTAACCACATTATACTTGGTTGCCCGTGGCAGTTTGACAAGAGGGCAGTACATGATGGCTTCACCAACAGACACACCTTCACTCACAAGGAGAAGCAGATCACGCTG GTAAGTAAGATGAACCTCTTTGCTACTGTTAAAGATATCAAAACTGCTATGCTTGAACAACCAAATCTGATATTAGTAGTTTACAAGGAGTTGTTGATGTCTTCTACTAACACTGACCCTGTGATTCCAGAAGAGATTGAGTGTCTTTTGCAGGAGTATAGGGATGTCTTTCAAGAGGATAATCCAGTTGGCTTACCACCCATTAGAGGTATTAAACATCAAATTGACTTTGTACCAGGAGCTTCCATTCCAAACCGGCCAGCATACATGACAAACCCTGTTGAGACAAAGGAGCTCCAGAAACAAGTCAATGAACTCTTGGAGAAAGGCCACATCAGGGAAAGCTTGAGTCCTTGTGCTGTACATGTGCTACTGGTGCCTAAGAAAGATGGGAGCTGGCACATGTGTGTGGACTTCAGATCCATCAACAACATCACAGTTAAGTACAGACATCCTATCCCACGCTTAGATGATATGCTAGATGAGTTACATGGTTTATGTGTCTTTTCTAAAATTGATTTAAAGAGTGATTACCACCAGATTAGAATGAAAGAAGGAGATGAGTGGAAAACTGCTTTTAAAACTAAGCTAGGATTGTATGAATGGCTTGTCATGCCTTTTGGCCTTACTAATGCACCTAGTACATTCATGAGGTTAATGAACCATGTCTTGAGAGCACTGATAGGTCGATTTGTTGTGGTGTATTTTGATGATATACTGATTTATAGCAAGACCATGAAAGAACATGTTGATCATTTGAGACAACTGTTAGATGTGCTTAGGCAAGAGAATCTGTATGCTAACTTTAAGAAATGA
- the LOC106339632 gene encoding uncharacterized protein LOC106339632 isoform X1, protein MIAQSKPEELNRKKAENPLGNIVGTAAIQAPLSTTSTINPMMTSVSPTSPKPPEPPDYYHKKRVKEAKAPQLQNQKISLKYSDEEKIDELVDSVSVVLDQKEKQVTDHEYKHAEAKLADYYSLSNEYQDDSAKLIKSSNDLELSVERIWEPGGLPTEAAQWYWTEKFSSHCEAFLCPQMQMLTWDPGSFKMLGRETGNNTHWLEDKREAQHKQNEVMKLTSSWHNCLWEPGGSPAEVAHWNWIVSCHEHAVTLELILKLHEPHLQRNTKGEVLELSCSQKFGVEKDVEATVGKWPEKRHRLLFYATLPVLITGNRYSIKSLKVTLSRLLDQNSATMRKMRWLHMIELVCSMMIKLDEKISLKNLERFRSLKKSSDMNSLLNILEPAMPSSRRLLVVGLRQFCFCWSEVPLETQMAF, encoded by the exons ATGATTGCACAATCAAAACCAGAAGAGCTGAATCGGAAGAAGGCTGAAAACCCTCTGGGTAATATTGTCG GAACGGCGGCGATACAAGCCCCTTTGTCCACGACCTCTACGATCAATCCGATGATGACATCAGTCTCTCCAACCTCACCGAAACCCCCAGAACCTCCAGATTATTATCATAAGAAGCGGGTTAAGGAGGCTAAAGCTCCACAACTGCAGAACCAAAAGATCTCTCTGAAGTACTCGGATGAAGAGAAGATTGACGAGCTCGTGGACAGTGTCTCTGTAGTTTTGGATCAGAAAGAAAAGCAAGTCACTGATCATGAATACAAGCATGCCGAAGCTAAGCTTGCAGATTATTATTCACTGTCAAATGAATATCAGGATGATTCAGCAAAATTGATCAAATCATCCAACGATCTCGAGCTCTCGGTTGAACGCATATGGGAGCCAGGTGGGTTACCAACTGAAGCAGCTCAGTGGTACTGGACAGAGAAGTTTTCCAGTCATTGTGAAGCATTTCTATGTCCTCAGATGCAAATGCTGACTTGGGATCCAGGGTCGTTTAAGATGTTAGGAAGAGAGACGGGTAACAATACTCATTGGCTAGAAGACAAACGAGAAGCTCAACACAAGCAAAACGAGGTAATGAAACTCACGTCATCTTGGCACAACTGCTTGTGGGAACCTGGTGGATCACCGGCTGAAGTAGCTCACTGGAACTGGATAGTGAGTTGTCACGAACATGCTGTCACGTTGGAGCTTATCCTGAAGTTACATGAGCCACATTTGCAAAGGAATACAAAGGGTGAGGTCCTAGAGTTGTCATGTTCACAAAAGTTCGGAGTTGAGAAAGATGTTGAAGCTACTGTAGGGAAGTGGCCAGAGAAACGTCATAGGTTGTTGTTTTATGCAACACTGCCGGTTTTGATAACTGGAAATAGATACTCCATCAAGAGTTTGAAAGTTACTCTTAGCAGACTTTTGGATCAGAACTCTGCAACTATGAGAAAGATGAGATGGCTTCACATGATAGAGTTGGTGTGTTCAATGATGATAAAGCTTGATGAGAAGATTTCACTGAAAAATCTCGAGAGGTTCAGGTCACTGAAGAAGTCATCAGACATGAACTCCTTACTGAACATTCTGGAGCCAGCTATGCCAAGCAGTAGGCGACTGCTAGTTGTAGGCCTGAGACAGTTTTGTTTTTGCTGGTCTGAAGTTCCACTTGAAACACAAATGGCGTTCTAG
- the LOC106339632 gene encoding uncharacterized protein LOC106339632 isoform X2: protein MIAQSKPEELNRKKAENPLGNIVGTAAIQAPLSTTSTINPMMTSVSPTSPKPPEPPDYYHKKRVKEAKAPQLQNQKISLKYSDEEKIDELVDSVSVVLDQKEKQVTDHEYKHAEAKLADYYSLSNEYQDDSAKLIKSSNDLELSVERIWEPGGLPTEAAQWYWTEKFSSHCEAFLCPQMQMLTWDPGSFKMLGRETGNNTHWLEDKREAQHKQNEVMKLTSSWHNCLWEPGGSPAEVAHWNWIVSCHEHAVTLELILKLHEPHLQRNTKGEVLELSCSQKFGVEKDVEATVGKWPEKRHRLLFYATLPVLITGNRYSIKSLKVTLSRLLDQNSATMRKMRWLHMIELVCSMMIKLDEKISLKNLERFRSLKKSSDMNSLLNILEPAMPSSRRLLVVGLRQFCFCWSEVPLETQMAF from the exons ATGATTGCACAATCAAAACCAGAAGAGCTGAATCGGAAGAAGGCTGAAAACCCTCTGGGTAATATTG TCGGAACGGCGGCGATACAAGCCCCTTTGTCCACGACCTCTACGATCAATCCGATGATGACATCAGTCTCTCCAACCTCACCGAAACCCCCAGAACCTCCAGATTATTATCATAAGAAGCGGGTTAAGGAGGCTAAAGCTCCACAACTGCAGAACCAAAAGATCTCTCTGAAGTACTCGGATGAAGAGAAGATTGACGAGCTCGTGGACAGTGTCTCTGTAGTTTTGGATCAGAAAGAAAAGCAAGTCACTGATCATGAATACAAGCATGCCGAAGCTAAGCTTGCAGATTATTATTCACTGTCAAATGAATATCAGGATGATTCAGCAAAATTGATCAAATCATCCAACGATCTCGAGCTCTCGGTTGAACGCATATGGGAGCCAGGTGGGTTACCAACTGAAGCAGCTCAGTGGTACTGGACAGAGAAGTTTTCCAGTCATTGTGAAGCATTTCTATGTCCTCAGATGCAAATGCTGACTTGGGATCCAGGGTCGTTTAAGATGTTAGGAAGAGAGACGGGTAACAATACTCATTGGCTAGAAGACAAACGAGAAGCTCAACACAAGCAAAACGAGGTAATGAAACTCACGTCATCTTGGCACAACTGCTTGTGGGAACCTGGTGGATCACCGGCTGAAGTAGCTCACTGGAACTGGATAGTGAGTTGTCACGAACATGCTGTCACGTTGGAGCTTATCCTGAAGTTACATGAGCCACATTTGCAAAGGAATACAAAGGGTGAGGTCCTAGAGTTGTCATGTTCACAAAAGTTCGGAGTTGAGAAAGATGTTGAAGCTACTGTAGGGAAGTGGCCAGAGAAACGTCATAGGTTGTTGTTTTATGCAACACTGCCGGTTTTGATAACTGGAAATAGATACTCCATCAAGAGTTTGAAAGTTACTCTTAGCAGACTTTTGGATCAGAACTCTGCAACTATGAGAAAGATGAGATGGCTTCACATGATAGAGTTGGTGTGTTCAATGATGATAAAGCTTGATGAGAAGATTTCACTGAAAAATCTCGAGAGGTTCAGGTCACTGAAGAAGTCATCAGACATGAACTCCTTACTGAACATTCTGGAGCCAGCTATGCCAAGCAGTAGGCGACTGCTAGTTGTAGGCCTGAGACAGTTTTGTTTTTGCTGGTCTGAAGTTCCACTTGAAACACAAATGGCGTTCTAG